The following proteins are encoded in a genomic region of Methanomassiliicoccales archaeon:
- a CDS encoding deoxyhypusine synthase family protein: MAKKSSLSKKTVMKEKVKHIDFDNISTVKDLMEAYKDSSIQSRALATCGIAYEKALKDPARPTIILGLAGPLVAAGLRKVIADMVKYGIVDGIVTIGAIPYQDFYQAQGYSHYKTSPRVDDLALRELFVDRIYDTLVDEDKFRETDAVIGDIAEKLEPRGYSSREFMEILGDHVKDKNSILYNCRKYGVPMFVPALNDSSIGIGLTGLYQRARAAKKPFMHMDPIRDNWELTQMKIKAEKTGVIYIGGGVPKNFIQQTEVIAETLGYDKGGHHYAIQITMDAPQWGGLSGCTFEEAQSWGKINRDANKSVAYVEASIGLSLLVGYILQSGAWKGRKRLKNTWDEDMLTSVKQVQLNIEK; this comes from the coding sequence TTGGCAAAGAAAAGCTCATTGTCCAAGAAGACTGTGATGAAGGAGAAGGTCAAGCACATTGACTTTGACAACATTTCGACCGTCAAAGACCTAATGGAGGCATATAAGGACAGCTCGATCCAGAGCCGCGCCCTGGCCACCTGCGGAATCGCTTATGAGAAGGCGCTGAAGGACCCCGCCAGGCCGACCATAATCCTCGGATTGGCCGGGCCGCTGGTGGCGGCCGGATTGAGGAAGGTAATCGCTGACATGGTGAAGTACGGCATCGTCGATGGCATAGTCACGATCGGCGCCATACCCTACCAGGACTTCTACCAGGCACAAGGCTACTCGCATTACAAGACCTCTCCCCGGGTCGACGATCTGGCGCTCAGGGAGCTTTTCGTAGATCGGATATACGACACGCTGGTCGATGAGGACAAGTTCCGGGAGACCGATGCGGTCATCGGTGACATAGCCGAGAAGCTCGAGCCTAGGGGATACTCGTCCAGGGAGTTCATGGAGATCCTGGGCGACCATGTCAAGGACAAGAACTCCATCCTGTACAACTGCCGCAAGTACGGAGTGCCGATGTTCGTTCCGGCGCTCAACGACTCGAGCATCGGGATCGGCCTGACCGGGCTGTACCAGAGGGCTCGCGCGGCCAAGAAACCGTTCATGCACATGGACCCGATTCGGGACAACTGGGAACTGACCCAGATGAAGATCAAGGCGGAGAAGACCGGAGTCATATACATCGGCGGCGGCGTTCCGAAGAACTTCATACAGCAGACCGAGGTCATCGCCGAGACCCTGGGCTACGACAAGGGCGGCCACCACTATGCCATCCAGATCACCATGGACGCGCCCCAGTGGGGCGGGCTGTCCGGCTGCACATTCGAGGAGGCACAGTCCTGGGGAAAGATCAACCGGGACGCGAACAAGTCCGTCGCCTACGTCGAGGCATCGATCGGATTGTCCCTGCTGGTCGGCTACATCCTGCAGTCCGGTGCGTGGAAGGGCAGGAAGCGGCTCAAGAACACCTGGGACGAGGACATGCTCACCTCGGTGAAGCAGGTCCAGCTCAACATCGAGAAGTAA
- a CDS encoding histidine kinase N-terminal 7TM domain-containing protein, whose protein sequence is MAISTILLPQLIATMILAATFAFSIRFKDVPEAKYFRAAIAIGLVWAVLYGLELNAGLLSDKVLFAKVRFLFLPFITLTYLLMAASYAGKAFWLSRRNVLLLSVIPFLTIIAMLTSDYTHLFRYDFGVRDVGDFSVLTFTTGPWYWIYVLYSYLLAIATVSFLMGTIKGSPLVYSRQAAILILGTLIPIAIDLMFNFGITPIPGYSLASSSMMVTGVLFFWALFSFHILDIKPVARSEVVDKMSDLYLVVDAKGRLVDFNKASAAKLGLSRTGGVGMELRTIMPSCSRFHDHLGGSSDFVEELMGIHDGDDVVYEATVIGLSNPGSPDNKLILLRDITQRKKAENELRLSKERYRELLDSSPFPITIARQDDGRLLFINRRAEHHFKISKEAAITMMIQDFYDDPSMRKKVLKSIDEEGRMEDFELMMRDVEGNTFWAFTSAILVDYQGAEAVFAEYNDISEMKRLSASVQSVNMKLNLLSTITRHDIRNDLMVINGHVELADTERDPSKLKDHLAKIKVACRRMDSLIEFAKTYQNLGSEPPGWYRVGDMFDEALNQLKMVNITASASVGDLKIFCDRLVGRVFYNLIDNSLRHGGHVSRIGIEFHESEQGAALVYSDDGIGIVDSDKARIFERGFGKNTGLGMYLTREILAITGMTIAEKGCQGQGVRFEIRIPKNMYRARK, encoded by the coding sequence ATGGCCATCAGCACGATCCTGTTGCCGCAGCTTATAGCCACCATGATTCTGGCAGCGACCTTCGCTTTCAGCATCCGTTTCAAGGATGTTCCGGAGGCTAAGTACTTCCGGGCGGCCATCGCGATAGGTTTGGTCTGGGCAGTACTGTACGGGCTAGAATTGAACGCAGGTCTCCTGTCCGACAAGGTGCTGTTCGCAAAGGTCCGGTTCCTTTTCCTTCCTTTCATCACCTTGACCTATCTTCTGATGGCGGCCAGCTATGCTGGGAAAGCGTTCTGGCTCTCCCGGAGGAACGTGCTTCTTCTTTCAGTAATACCGTTCTTGACGATAATCGCGATGCTGACCTCTGACTACACCCACTTGTTCCGCTATGATTTCGGTGTTCGTGATGTCGGTGACTTCAGCGTCCTTACGTTCACGACCGGCCCATGGTACTGGATATATGTGCTGTACAGCTATTTGCTGGCGATAGCCACGGTCTCGTTCCTCATGGGAACGATCAAAGGGTCTCCGCTCGTCTATTCAAGACAGGCCGCAATCCTGATCCTTGGGACCCTGATCCCTATCGCAATCGATCTAATGTTCAACTTTGGCATCACACCGATCCCAGGTTACAGTCTTGCATCCAGCTCTATGATGGTTACCGGTGTTCTGTTCTTTTGGGCACTCTTCTCCTTTCACATATTGGACATCAAACCGGTGGCCCGGTCCGAGGTGGTCGACAAAATGTCCGACCTGTACTTGGTGGTGGACGCCAAAGGCCGATTGGTGGACTTCAACAAAGCTTCGGCAGCCAAGCTAGGCCTTAGCAGGACCGGCGGCGTCGGCATGGAACTGAGGACGATCATGCCTTCATGTTCAAGGTTCCATGATCATCTGGGAGGCAGCTCCGATTTCGTAGAGGAATTGATGGGCATACATGATGGGGACGATGTGGTCTATGAGGCGACCGTGATCGGCCTTTCCAATCCTGGGTCACCCGACAACAAACTGATCCTTCTGAGGGACATCACCCAGAGAAAGAAGGCCGAGAACGAGCTTAGGCTGAGCAAGGAGAGATACCGTGAACTGTTGGACTCGTCACCTTTCCCGATTACCATTGCCAGACAGGATGACGGGAGGCTCCTCTTCATCAATCGAAGGGCCGAACATCATTTCAAGATAAGCAAGGAAGCAGCCATCACGATGATGATCCAGGATTTCTATGATGATCCGAGCATGAGGAAGAAGGTGCTGAAGTCCATCGACGAAGAGGGTCGGATGGAAGATTTCGAGCTCATGATGAGGGACGTGGAGGGCAACACCTTCTGGGCATTCACCTCTGCCATATTGGTCGATTACCAGGGTGCCGAGGCGGTATTTGCCGAGTATAACGATATCAGTGAGATGAAGCGTCTCAGCGCCTCGGTCCAATCCGTCAACATGAAGCTGAACCTGCTTTCCACCATCACCAGGCACGACATCAGGAACGACCTGATGGTGATCAACGGTCATGTGGAATTGGCCGACACGGAGAGGGACCCGTCGAAGCTCAAGGACCATCTGGCCAAGATAAAGGTGGCATGCCGCCGGATGGACTCATTGATCGAGTTCGCCAAGACATACCAGAACCTGGGCAGCGAGCCCCCTGGCTGGTACCGGGTCGGTGACATGTTCGATGAGGCGCTGAACCAGCTCAAGATGGTGAACATCACCGCCAGCGCATCGGTGGGAGACCTGAAGATATTCTGCGATCGGCTGGTGGGGAGGGTCTTCTATAATCTCATAGACAACTCATTAAGGCATGGCGGCCATGTTTCCAGAATAGGAATAGAGTTCCACGAGTCCGAACAGGGGGCCGCTCTGGTATATTCCGACGACGGGATAGGAATTGTCGATTCCGATAAGGCGCGGATTTTCGAGCGGGGGTTCGGCAAGAACACTGGATTGGGGATGTACCTAACGAGGGAGATATTGGCGATAACCGGCATGACCATTGCAGAGAAAGGATGTCAGGGTCAAGGGGTCAGGTTCGAGATCCGGATCCCGAAGAACATGTATCGGGCCAGGAAATGA
- a CDS encoding ATPase domain-containing protein, which yields MASSKKLDAVQHEVRLDPGGSTAEVSPASKEIEGADLRSWLEGGDDFLAWLDEGAEDPHAADNKQAAAVEASSEYVAELNEKLKKYEDELRLLKQKLAEAFLDNASDQTGKDVEIDLGRKLQELIEAKDQLALEVDRLQKLNNDIKQHFEQSLVNVSEDKSSLLMKEIELKEKESKLLTRMRELELRQRDASSYASKEVEANLEERFHTELRQKEAEWRYKEQQLQGRIQDMEKELLRLSMDLKLKDDKLKLSNMGKPDIEKAVAQKYEEMMAKEKEVAIMQGELDQMKIQIREKDDELKKIKDVITYKEDELNRREEDMMYREKVLSGEKRKFEETRKELSGTDEVELKKRIEELRNEVQKKEEDLRAKERFLNAKGEEIRMRESGLIEDEIKAREKDRVLEATQAKVKTGNTRLDDLLLGGIPFGSNIMVHGPPFVGKEVMVNSFVAEGLKKGIPALWVITDKTPKDIREEMKFVLSGYDEYERKGLVRYIDAFSRSMGDESKDEFTTYIDEPTDHEKISEAVENITKAFRETHEYYRMAFRSISTLIAYSDPNTAFRFLSPLCGKRKRDKAVSMFTVEKGMHGEQEIQMLGSIMDGMIDFKVDQLKTFFSIQGISEVQSRAYIRYTSSKHALQIGSFALDHIR from the coding sequence ATGGCTTCTAGCAAGAAATTGGACGCCGTCCAACACGAAGTTCGCTTGGACCCAGGGGGGTCAACCGCTGAGGTCAGCCCCGCTTCTAAGGAAATTGAAGGAGCCGACCTGAGGTCTTGGCTGGAAGGCGGGGATGATTTTCTTGCTTGGCTCGATGAGGGTGCCGAAGATCCGCATGCAGCCGATAACAAGCAGGCGGCCGCTGTGGAGGCCAGCTCGGAATACGTCGCCGAGCTCAATGAGAAACTGAAGAAATATGAGGATGAACTGCGCCTGCTGAAGCAGAAACTGGCAGAGGCCTTTTTGGACAATGCCTCGGACCAGACCGGTAAGGATGTCGAGATCGATCTAGGCCGGAAATTGCAGGAGCTGATCGAGGCGAAGGACCAGCTGGCGCTTGAGGTCGATCGGCTTCAGAAACTGAACAACGACATAAAGCAACACTTCGAGCAATCGCTCGTCAACGTCTCAGAGGATAAATCCTCCCTATTGATGAAGGAGATCGAGCTCAAGGAGAAGGAGTCCAAGCTCCTGACCCGGATGAGGGAGCTCGAGCTCAGGCAACGTGATGCGTCGAGCTACGCTTCCAAAGAGGTGGAGGCCAACCTGGAGGAGCGTTTCCATACCGAGCTCAGGCAGAAGGAGGCCGAATGGAGATACAAGGAGCAACAGCTGCAGGGCCGTATCCAGGACATGGAGAAGGAGCTGCTCCGCCTCTCGATGGACCTGAAGCTCAAGGATGACAAACTCAAGTTGTCCAACATGGGAAAGCCGGACATAGAGAAGGCAGTGGCCCAGAAGTACGAGGAGATGATGGCCAAGGAGAAGGAAGTTGCCATCATGCAGGGCGAACTGGACCAGATGAAGATCCAGATACGCGAGAAGGACGACGAGCTGAAGAAGATCAAGGACGTAATCACGTATAAGGAGGATGAGCTCAACCGCCGAGAGGAGGACATGATGTATCGGGAGAAGGTCCTCTCCGGAGAGAAGCGCAAGTTCGAGGAGACCCGGAAGGAGCTCTCGGGCACCGACGAGGTGGAGCTCAAGAAGCGCATCGAGGAGCTCCGGAACGAGGTTCAGAAGAAGGAAGAGGACCTGCGGGCCAAGGAACGTTTCCTCAACGCCAAGGGCGAGGAGATCCGGATGCGCGAGTCCGGGCTTATCGAGGACGAGATCAAGGCCAGGGAGAAGGACCGGGTCCTGGAGGCCACCCAGGCCAAGGTGAAGACGGGAAATACCCGTTTGGACGACCTGCTGCTGGGCGGCATACCCTTCGGCTCCAACATCATGGTCCACGGGCCGCCGTTCGTCGGCAAGGAGGTCATGGTCAATTCATTCGTGGCGGAAGGCCTGAAGAAAGGCATTCCAGCGTTGTGGGTTATCACCGATAAGACCCCCAAGGACATCCGAGAGGAGATGAAGTTCGTATTGTCTGGCTATGATGAGTACGAAAGGAAGGGACTGGTCCGATACATCGATGCGTTCTCACGTTCGATGGGTGACGAGTCCAAGGACGAGTTCACCACCTACATAGACGAGCCGACCGACCACGAGAAGATATCCGAGGCGGTCGAGAACATAACCAAGGCGTTCCGGGAAACCCACGAGTACTATCGCATGGCTTTCCGTTCCATATCCACCCTGATCGCATATTCCGATCCGAACACCGCCTTCCGTTTCCTATCGCCGCTGTGCGGCAAGAGGAAGAGGGACAAGGCGGTCTCCATGTTCACCGTCGAGAAGGGAATGCATGGCGAGCAGGAGATCCAGATGCTCGGCTCGATCATGGACGGCATGATCGATTTCAAGGTCGACCAGCTGAAGACGTTCTTCTCGATCCAGGGTATCAGCGAGGTCCAATCCCGTGCCTACATCAGGTACACGTCATCGAAGCATGCCCTGCAGATCGGCTCGTTCGCTCTGGATCACATCAGGTAA
- a CDS encoding type II/IV secretion system ATPase subunit: protein MTTEADPMAGGNGRLEPQSKVSTMERAKESYMRFLKKVAPNRGIKVMLSAKVVEQKRLQKGSHVTDIPEIKNPNIEVLETYAVKEPYSYVRITFNNENSEYLYEAIEPELNKEEKDLLALVKDTLQRTLGYEWEKLTSLDKEEYLRESVDSFVQTRGIKIEPITKKKLGYYIIRDFVGHGVIDVMMSDDDIEDISCDGYNIPIFVSHRKYESVRSNIIFDNEDALNNFVVTLSQRSGKQISVSSPILDGTTIEGHRVQATYSREVTTRGSTFTIRRFKHRPFTPVDLLKYKTVSPEMMAYLWLGVENGESMILCGGTASGKTSALNSLALFIPPGAKIVTMEDTREINLPHDNWIPGMTRTGVGEKDKDGKSAGEIDMFDLVRAALRQRPNYIIVGEVRGKETYIMFQAMATGHSTYSTMHADSVKSMVNRLENPPINCPRILLTALRNVLIQAQVRVGNDLVRRMKQVIEIVGFEPETNELITNTVYEWDQATDRFIYKGHSFLFDKIMEMKSLTHDEMMTEFQRRIEIINYMVFKDMTDYRKIWSITNAYYKDPEKTLTKVRKETEEGKNVA from the coding sequence ATGACAACTGAAGCAGATCCGATGGCAGGCGGCAACGGGAGGCTGGAGCCGCAGTCAAAGGTGAGCACCATGGAGAGGGCCAAGGAGAGCTACATGCGCTTCCTTAAGAAGGTGGCCCCCAACCGGGGGATCAAGGTCATGCTCTCGGCCAAGGTAGTGGAACAGAAGCGCCTCCAGAAGGGCTCCCATGTCACCGATATCCCGGAGATCAAGAACCCCAACATCGAGGTCCTGGAAACATATGCGGTGAAGGAACCTTACAGCTATGTGCGGATCACGTTCAACAATGAGAACAGTGAATACCTGTATGAGGCGATCGAGCCTGAACTGAACAAGGAGGAAAAGGACCTCCTTGCCCTGGTCAAGGACACCCTGCAACGCACCCTTGGCTACGAGTGGGAGAAGCTCACCTCGCTTGACAAGGAGGAATATCTGCGGGAGAGCGTGGACTCGTTCGTCCAGACCCGGGGGATCAAGATCGAACCGATCACCAAGAAGAAGCTCGGTTACTATATCATCCGTGACTTCGTCGGTCACGGGGTCATCGACGTCATGATGAGTGACGACGACATCGAGGATATCTCCTGTGACGGTTACAACATCCCCATCTTCGTCTCGCACCGGAAGTACGAGTCCGTTCGTTCAAACATCATATTCGACAACGAGGACGCCCTGAACAATTTCGTCGTCACCCTGTCACAGAGGAGCGGGAAGCAGATCTCCGTGTCCAGCCCCATCCTTGACGGAACCACCATCGAGGGCCACCGGGTCCAGGCGACCTATTCGCGTGAGGTGACGACGCGCGGTTCTACATTCACCATCAGGCGGTTCAAGCACCGCCCGTTCACACCGGTCGACCTGCTGAAGTACAAGACCGTCTCCCCGGAGATGATGGCGTACCTGTGGCTGGGGGTCGAGAACGGCGAATCGATGATCCTGTGCGGCGGCACGGCGTCCGGCAAGACGTCGGCGCTGAACTCTCTGGCCCTCTTCATCCCGCCAGGCGCCAAGATAGTGACGATGGAGGACACCAGGGAGATCAACCTTCCCCACGATAACTGGATACCGGGCATGACCCGTACCGGTGTGGGGGAGAAGGACAAGGATGGCAAGTCCGCCGGCGAGATCGACATGTTCGACCTGGTCCGTGCAGCGCTGAGACAGCGTCCGAACTACATCATCGTCGGAGAGGTCAGGGGAAAGGAGACGTACATAATGTTCCAGGCGATGGCGACGGGACACTCCACCTACTCCACCATGCACGCCGATTCGGTGAAGTCCATGGTCAACAGGCTGGAGAACCCGCCCATCAACTGCCCCAGGATATTGCTGACCGCGTTGCGCAACGTGCTCATCCAGGCACAGGTCCGGGTGGGCAACGACCTTGTCCGTCGCATGAAGCAGGTCATCGAGATCGTCGGTTTCGAACCGGAAACGAACGAGCTCATCACCAACACCGTCTATGAATGGGACCAGGCAACGGACCGGTTCATCTACAAGGGCCATTCGTTCCTTTTCGACAAGATCATGGAGATGAAGTCGCTCACCCATGATGAGATGATGACCGAGTTCCAGAGGCGGATCGAGATCATCAATTATATGGTGTTCAAGGACATGACCGACTACCGCAAGATCTGGTCCATCACCAATGCCTATTACAAGGACCCCGAGAAGACGCTCACTAAGGTAAGGAAGGAGACCGAGGAGGGAAAGAATGTCGCCTGA
- a CDS encoding type II secretion system F family protein codes for MSPEVSDLFSKVDSSKSTYMKTKKIGEHKKELGPRVIRLPEGVVPDYVKLTKYQEFCWRTIGKIVRLRAKPNPKQESLLLQAHMRMRQEEFVAYVWMTTLLVAIITILISVFFGAVFIAVLNISPALTIFFSVMVVVIPTLMTYVIVNSTPGSKAKARKRDIDKRIGPAMSFISAMASADVNIDVIFKEMSRQPIYGEIQKESEWITRDTELLGIDILTAIGKAAQRTPSQRFQEFLQGVVTTSTSGGQLKPYFLQKAEQFEKEHKLEIRAQLESLGLMAESFVTVVVAFPLFLIVIMAIMAIVPGGGGSAGTTIMLLYAVVGLMVPVSQFGFIFFIWNSTKESTM; via the coding sequence ATGTCGCCTGAAGTCTCAGATCTGTTCTCTAAGGTGGATTCCAGCAAGAGCACCTACATGAAGACCAAGAAGATTGGGGAGCACAAGAAGGAACTGGGACCGCGGGTGATCAGACTGCCCGAGGGCGTCGTGCCGGACTATGTCAAGCTCACCAAGTACCAGGAATTCTGCTGGAGGACGATCGGAAAGATCGTGCGTCTCCGGGCCAAGCCCAATCCCAAGCAGGAGTCATTGCTCCTACAGGCGCACATGCGCATGAGGCAGGAGGAGTTCGTCGCCTACGTATGGATGACGACCCTGCTGGTCGCCATCATAACAATACTGATCAGCGTGTTCTTCGGGGCGGTATTCATAGCCGTGCTGAACATCAGCCCGGCCCTGACCATATTCTTCTCCGTGATGGTGGTGGTGATCCCCACCCTCATGACCTATGTGATCGTCAACAGCACTCCGGGTTCCAAGGCCAAGGCCCGAAAGCGCGACATCGACAAGCGCATCGGTCCGGCGATGTCGTTCATCTCCGCAATGGCCTCGGCCGACGTGAACATCGACGTCATCTTCAAGGAAATGTCCCGCCAGCCGATATACGGGGAGATCCAGAAAGAATCAGAATGGATCACCAGGGACACGGAGCTTTTGGGCATCGATATCCTGACCGCCATCGGCAAGGCCGCACAACGCACGCCCTCGCAACGATTCCAGGAATTCCTTCAGGGGGTGGTGACCACCTCCACCTCCGGCGGACAGCTAAAGCCATATTTCCTGCAGAAGGCGGAGCAGTTCGAGAAGGAGCACAAGTTGGAGATCAGGGCCCAGCTGGAGAGCCTGGGACTGATGGCCGAATCGTTCGTCACCGTGGTCGTCGCATTCCCGCTTTTCCTGATCGTCATCATGGCCATCATGGCCATCGTGCCAGGCGGCGGGGGAAGTGCCGGGACCACCATAATGCTGCTCTACGCGGTGGTAGGGCTGATGGTGCCGGTATCCCAGTTCGGATTCATCTTCTTCATATGGAACTCGACCAAGGAGTCGACAATGTGA
- a CDS encoding type II secretion system F family protein produces the protein MATEKNLDIMDLKQLKNDKSDLTKTMLIIGIVVGVMFFLIGFLDAIGGLETPLNWIDYVALGLMGVSGPYGFYTTYRHKKVKNIEARLPDFLRDVAEAGRFGMTLAEAIKVSSRGRYGPLTPEIQRMAAQIEWGVPAAEALKLFAERVNTPLVNRMISIIIKANDAGGSVADVLTMVAHDSRETMLDQSERSLEMSTYTVVIYVAFAVFLATIFILNATFLPKMAEAGAQVAAGAEAAGITNMPATIKTEIIPQIQLIFVISVVIHAFGDGILAGVLQDGRIANGLRHSFIMLLLGLLGTKLGGT, from the coding sequence ATGGCCACTGAAAAGAACCTGGATATAATGGACCTGAAGCAGCTCAAGAACGATAAGAGCGACCTCACCAAGACCATGCTGATCATCGGCATCGTCGTAGGCGTGATGTTCTTCCTCATCGGATTCCTGGACGCCATCGGCGGGCTGGAAACGCCATTGAACTGGATCGACTATGTGGCGCTGGGCCTGATGGGCGTGTCCGGACCATACGGTTTCTACACCACCTACAGGCACAAGAAGGTCAAGAACATCGAGGCACGCCTTCCGGACTTCCTCAGGGATGTCGCCGAGGCAGGCCGTTTCGGAATGACCCTGGCGGAGGCGATCAAGGTCTCATCCCGAGGCAGGTATGGGCCGCTCACCCCGGAGATCCAGCGCATGGCCGCCCAGATCGAATGGGGTGTTCCGGCCGCCGAAGCTCTTAAACTGTTCGCGGAACGGGTCAACACGCCGTTGGTCAACCGTATGATATCGATCATCATCAAGGCCAACGACGCGGGCGGCAGCGTTGCCGATGTCCTCACCATGGTCGCGCACGACTCTCGCGAGACCATGCTCGACCAGAGCGAGCGCAGCCTGGAGATGTCGACCTACACCGTCGTCATATACGTGGCGTTCGCGGTGTTCCTGGCCACCATCTTCATCCTGAACGCCACCTTCCTTCCGAAGATGGCGGAGGCCGGAGCGCAAGTGGCTGCGGGAGCGGAGGCGGCCGGCATCACGAACATGCCCGCCACCATCAAGACCGAGATCATCCCTCAGATCCAATTGATATTCGTCATATCGGTCGTCATCCACGCCTTCGGGGACGGCATACTGGCGGGCGTGCTGCAAGACGGCCGCATCGCCAATGGGCTGAGGCATTCCTTCATCATGCTGCTGCTCGGCCTGCTCGGAACCAAGTTGGGGGGTACCTGA
- a CDS encoding type II/IV secretion system ATPase subunit codes for MEASKEPMAEIDAVLKGDHEPAVKMTAMQGFNSKYLGFLLKVKGRPMKVMLPSGKIQPELDSEVITEVPKIADVNVDEVEVTPVFKPYSFVRIKFDNTSSEYIYEVIEPHLTEDETYLLDMLKSSLIVTLNLPVRKTGKEKMDILRKATDELLRIFDVSPNALSKERILYYLRRDFIGYGAIDVMMLDPNVEDCSCDGVNIPLYIFHRKYGSIKSNVKFEKELELDSFVVWLAQKCGKHISVASPMLDATIPDGSRLNATLGMHVTKRGSSFTIRRFKENPFTPIDLLKFKTMSTEMMAYLWISTEFGSSMLVCGGTASGKTTTLNAVLLFIPPQKKIISIEDTRELNLPHENWIPGLTREGFGGKKMNSTGSVDMFDLLTAALRQRPDYLMVGEVRGKEAYVVFQAMATGKTSYSTFHAEDVQAMVHRMENDPINLPRALMTALDIVMLQAQVKVGTKMTRRVKSLTEIVGMDSETGELITNAVFSWNPADDTFNFSGHSYIFEKVRTIKSWSPREMEREVKRRVEILEYMKKIGVDNYKQVARIISAYYKNPERAMKEIREKMTATQLPPPQ; via the coding sequence ATGGAAGCTTCAAAAGAACCGATGGCTGAGATCGATGCGGTCCTGAAGGGGGATCACGAGCCCGCGGTCAAGATGACCGCCATGCAGGGGTTCAACAGTAAGTACCTCGGGTTCCTGCTGAAGGTGAAGGGCCGGCCCATGAAGGTCATGCTCCCTTCCGGAAAGATACAGCCTGAGCTCGACTCGGAGGTCATCACCGAGGTGCCGAAGATAGCGGATGTCAACGTGGACGAGGTCGAGGTGACCCCCGTTTTCAAGCCATATTCGTTCGTGCGGATCAAGTTCGACAATACTTCCTCCGAATACATCTATGAGGTCATAGAGCCGCACCTCACTGAGGACGAGACCTACCTGCTGGATATGCTGAAGTCCTCCCTCATCGTCACGCTCAACCTGCCGGTCAGGAAGACGGGCAAGGAGAAGATGGACATACTGCGCAAGGCGACCGACGAGCTCCTCAGGATCTTCGACGTCAGCCCGAATGCGCTGTCCAAGGAACGCATATTGTACTACCTGCGGCGGGACTTCATCGGTTACGGAGCGATAGACGTGATGATGCTCGACCCGAACGTAGAGGATTGTTCCTGCGACGGCGTCAACATCCCGCTCTACATATTCCACCGTAAATACGGTTCGATCAAGTCCAACGTCAAGTTCGAGAAGGAGCTGGAACTGGACTCGTTCGTGGTCTGGCTGGCCCAAAAGTGCGGAAAGCACATCTCGGTCGCCAGCCCGATGCTGGACGCCACGATCCCGGACGGGAGCAGGCTCAACGCGACGCTGGGCATGCACGTCACCAAGAGGGGATCGTCCTTCACCATCAGGCGGTTCAAGGAGAATCCGTTCACGCCCATCGACCTGCTCAAGTTCAAGACCATGAGCACGGAGATGATGGCCTATCTTTGGATATCCACCGAGTTCGGTTCGTCCATGCTGGTCTGCGGCGGTACCGCTTCCGGCAAGACGACCACCCTGAACGCGGTGCTGCTGTTCATTCCGCCGCAGAAGAAGATCATCAGCATTGAGGACACCAGGGAACTGAACCTGCCCCACGAGAACTGGATACCTGGACTGACCAGGGAAGGTTTCGGTGGAAAGAAGATGAACAGCACCGGATCGGTGGACATGTTCGACCTGCTGACCGCGGCGCTGAGGCAGCGTCCAGATTACCTGATGGTCGGTGAGGTGAGAGGCAAGGAAGCATACGTCGTCTTCCAGGCCATGGCCACCGGCAAGACGTCCTATTCCACGTTCCACGCAGAGGACGTCCAGGCGATGGTGCACAGGATGGAGAACGACCCGATCAACCTGCCCAGGGCGTTGATGACCGCACTGGACATCGTCATGCTGCAGGCCCAGGTAAAGGTCGGCACGAAGATGACCAGGAGGGTCAAGTCCCTGACCGAGATCGTCGGCATGGACTCGGAGACCGGGGAACTGATCACCAACGCGGTGTTCAGCTGGAACCCGGCGGACGACACCTTCAACTTTTCCGGTCATTCGTACATCTTCGAGAAGGTGAGGACCATCAAGTCCTGGTCCCCCAGGGAGATGGAGCGTGAGGTGAAGCGCCGGGTCGAGATCCTTGAGTACATGAAGAAGATCGGCGTGGACAACTACAAACAGGTGGCCAGGATTATCTCGGCATACTACAAGAACCCGGAGCGCGCCATGAAGGAGATCCGGGAGAAGATGACCGCCACACAGCTGCCCCCTCCCCAGTGA